The DNA region CTACGCCGTAACCGCAATGATTGACGTTGCATTGCATACAGAACAGGGTCCAGTACCACTGGCGGATATTTCCGAACGCCAAGGTATTTCCTTGAGTTATCTTGAACAATTATTTGCGCGTTTGCGTAAACAGGGTCTGGTAAGCAGTGTGCGCGGACCAGGCGGCGGTTATCGATTAGGCCTAGAAGCCCATCAAATTTCAATTAGTGCTGTCATTCAAGCGGTGGATGAAAGCATTGACGCCACGCGTTGCCAAGGAAAGGGCGGTTGCCAAGGCGGAAGTCGTTGCCTAACGCACTCGTTATGGACCGACTTAAGCGAACGTATTGAAGATTTTCTGGCTGGCATCACGTTAGCCGAGCTGGTCAAGCAAGAAGACATTGCACAAGTGGCATTACGCCAAAATAAGATTATTTCCGACCAGAAAAAACGCGAAAACCAAATTGCATTGAGCCAGTAAGCAGTCTGGCAAGAGGAGTAGCTTGATGAAATTACCGATTTATTTCGATTATGCAGCAACCACCCCAGTTGATCCGCGTGTTGCTGAAAAAATGATGCAGTTTCTGACCCCAGATGGTCAGTTCGGTAACCCTGCGTCACGCTCGCATCGCTTTGGTTGGCAAGCCGAAGAAGCGGTTGATATTGCCCGTAACCAAGTGGCAGAACTCATCAACGCTGACCCGCGCGAAATCGTATTTACCTCGGGCGCAACCGAGTCAGACAACCTGGCTATTAAAGGTGCAGCTGAGTTTTACAGCAAAAAAGGTAAGCACATCATCACGGTGAAAACAGAGCACAAAGCAGTGCTTGATACTTGCCGTCAAATGGAGCGTGAAGGCTTCGAAGTAACTTACCTTGACGTGCAAGAAGATGGATTAATCAACATCGACGCATTCAAAGCAGCACTGCGCGAAGACACAGTATTAGTTAGCGTGATGCACGTGAACAACGAAATTGGTGTGATTCAAGATCTCGAAACTATCGGTAACTTGTGTCGCGCGAACAAAACCATCTTCCACGTAGACGGCGCACAAAGCTGCGGAAAAATTGATGTGGATATGGAAAAGCTTCCGGTTGATTTGTTTAGCATCTCAGCTCACAAAATGTATGGCCCGAAAGGCGTTGGCGCATTGTATGTTCGCCGTAAGCCACGGGTACGCTTAAACGCACAAATGCACGGCGGTGGTCATGAGCGTGGTATGCGTTCTGGCACATTGGCAACGCATCAATTAGTAGGCTTCGGCGAAGCGGCGCGTATTGCGAAAGAAGAAATGGCCGCTGAGCGTGAGCGCTTCAAAATGTTGCACGACCGTTTGTGGAACGGTGTCAAAGATATTGAAGAAGTATATGTGAACGGTAACCAAGAGCACGCGGTGCCACACATCTTTAACATCAGCTTCAACTTCGTAGAAGGCGAAAGCTTGATTATGGCGTTGAAAGACTTAGCGGTATCGTCAGGTTCAGCTTGTACATCTGCAAGCCTTGAACCTTCGTACGTATTACGTGCATTAGGCCGCAACGACGAATTGGCTCATAGCTCAATTCGCTTCAGCTTCGGTCGTTTCACCACCGAAGAAGAAGTCGACTACGCCATTAAACAAATTAACAATTCAATTGGTCGTCTACGCGACATGTCACCCCTTTGGGAAATGTACAAAGACGGCGTCGACCTTACCAAGGTCGAATGGGTGGCACACTAAGAGAGGTAACACGGTATGGCATACAGCGAAAAAGTAATCGACCATTATGAAAACCCGCGCAACGTAGGCGCATTCGACAAAAACGATCCGTCTATTGCAACTGGTATGGTCGGCGCACCAGCATGTGGTGACGTGATGAAGTTACAGTTGAAAATCAACGACGACGGCATCATTGAAGATGCGAAGTTTAAAACCTACGGCTGTGGTTCTGCTATTGCGTCAAGCTCGCTAGTCACCGAATGGGTGAAAGGCAAATCTATTGCCGAAGCTGAGCAACTGAAAAATACGCAAATTGCTGAAGAATTAGCGTTGCCACCAGTGAAAATTCACTGTTCAATTTTGGCTGAAGACGCAATTAAAGCAGCAATTGCAGACTACAAAAAGAAACACGCAGGTTAATTAGGTTAGCAAATGGCAATTACCATAACTGAAGCAGCGGCGCAGCGTGCCCGTTCGTTTCTGGAACAACGCGGTAAAGGTGTTGGTATCCGCTTAGGTGTAAAAACCACCGGATGCTCCGGCCTTGCCTACGTGATGGAATTTGTTGATGAAGTCGACGATACCGACACCATCATTGAAGACAAAGGCGTGAACATTGTCATAGATGGCAAGAGCTTGGTTTATCTCGATGGCACCGAAATCGACTTCGTCAAAGAAGGCCTAAACGAAGGCTTCGAATTCCGTAATCCGAACGCCAAAGGCGAATGTGGTTGCGGCGAGAGCTTCAACGTTTAACAGGTAAAAAATGAATCATTTTGAACTGTTTGATATGCCCGCCGCATTCAATTTGGATGCGGCGGAATTACAACAGCGCTACCGAAAACTACAACAAACCATGCATCCCGATCGTTTTGCCAACGGCAGCGAGCGCGATAAGTTGATGGCGGTACAACGTACTTCCCAACTTAATGATGCGTATCAAACCTTGCGTTCACCGCTGTCGCGCGCTGAGTATTTACTCGAGCTACGTGGCATTGAACTCGCCCATGAGCAAACCACCTTGCAAGACCCTGAGT from Pseudidiomarina andamanensis includes:
- the iscA gene encoding iron-sulfur cluster assembly protein IscA, whose amino-acid sequence is MAITITEAAAQRARSFLEQRGKGVGIRLGVKTTGCSGLAYVMEFVDEVDDTDTIIEDKGVNIVIDGKSLVYLDGTEIDFVKEGLNEGFEFRNPNAKGECGCGESFNV
- the iscU gene encoding Fe-S cluster assembly scaffold IscU, which produces MAYSEKVIDHYENPRNVGAFDKNDPSIATGMVGAPACGDVMKLQLKINDDGIIEDAKFKTYGCGSAIASSSLVTEWVKGKSIAEAEQLKNTQIAEELALPPVKIHCSILAEDAIKAAIADYKKKHAG
- the iscR gene encoding Fe-S cluster assembly transcriptional regulator IscR produces the protein MRLTSKGRYAVTAMIDVALHTEQGPVPLADISERQGISLSYLEQLFARLRKQGLVSSVRGPGGGYRLGLEAHQISISAVIQAVDESIDATRCQGKGGCQGGSRCLTHSLWTDLSERIEDFLAGITLAELVKQEDIAQVALRQNKIISDQKKRENQIALSQ
- a CDS encoding IscS subfamily cysteine desulfurase, producing MKLPIYFDYAATTPVDPRVAEKMMQFLTPDGQFGNPASRSHRFGWQAEEAVDIARNQVAELINADPREIVFTSGATESDNLAIKGAAEFYSKKGKHIITVKTEHKAVLDTCRQMEREGFEVTYLDVQEDGLINIDAFKAALREDTVLVSVMHVNNEIGVIQDLETIGNLCRANKTIFHVDGAQSCGKIDVDMEKLPVDLFSISAHKMYGPKGVGALYVRRKPRVRLNAQMHGGGHERGMRSGTLATHQLVGFGEAARIAKEEMAAERERFKMLHDRLWNGVKDIEEVYVNGNQEHAVPHIFNISFNFVEGESLIMALKDLAVSSGSACTSASLEPSYVLRALGRNDELAHSSIRFSFGRFTTEEEVDYAIKQINNSIGRLRDMSPLWEMYKDGVDLTKVEWVAH
- the hscB gene encoding co-chaperone HscB, producing MNHFELFDMPAAFNLDAAELQQRYRKLQQTMHPDRFANGSERDKLMAVQRTSQLNDAYQTLRSPLSRAEYLLELRGIELAHEQTTLQDPEFLMAQMEWRERIEEVDDFDSLDAAYKDLQEQMRDLQSELEQQLNSDANDEAANTVRKLKFMHKLHHELEQLEDKLN